The following coding sequences are from one Anaerolineales bacterium window:
- a CDS encoding CPBP family intramembrane metalloprotease, whose protein sequence is MTSAHQPETGSFLSRNPRPAIAITAVAYLLLGFLEQLPGTYLPPVLYFLTLGVLALVLMPFVLGLPNGRKPLRNYLEDIRLLPVKPLVRNILLGLLLAALALAAILAAALATGRFALDWSHVPALRWVKGLTRGIWEEVFFRGIILVLFMKIFSKGKAVFFATLLFALIHINPLRFDAAMAVDVFSIFLIGLLFTYVVLKTGSLLPAIVFHYVYDIFVLLVQNTPGADQTTALALLYAFLWPALALGALLTKYIVEHWPAAGAKS, encoded by the coding sequence ATGACGAGTGCCCATCAGCCAGAAACCGGCTCCTTCCTTTCCCGAAACCCGAGACCGGCGATCGCGATCACCGCTGTGGCGTACTTGCTTTTGGGATTCCTGGAGCAATTGCCGGGAACGTATCTTCCCCCGGTGCTGTATTTCCTGACCTTGGGAGTTTTGGCGTTGGTTTTGATGCCCTTCGTATTGGGTCTGCCCAACGGCCGCAAGCCGCTGCGGAATTACTTGGAGGATATTCGGCTTCTCCCGGTGAAGCCGCTTGTCCGGAACATCCTGCTCGGATTGCTGCTGGCGGCGTTGGCCCTGGCCGCAATCCTGGCGGCGGCGCTGGCCACCGGGCGCTTCGCGCTGGATTGGAGTCACGTTCCGGCCTTGCGATGGGTGAAGGGGCTCACCCGCGGCATTTGGGAGGAAGTCTTCTTCCGCGGCATCATCCTGGTGCTCTTCATGAAAATCTTCTCCAAGGGGAAGGCCGTATTCTTCGCCACATTGCTGTTCGCCCTCATTCATATCAATCCCCTGCGCTTCGACGCGGCGATGGCGGTGGATGTTTTCAGCATTTTTCTCATCGGATTGCTTTTTACCTACGTGGTTTTAAAAACGGGTTCTCTGCTTCCGGCGATTGTATTCCACTATGTCTATGACATCTTCGTGCTGTTGGTGCAGAACACTCCGGGCGCGGATCAAACGACCGCCTTGGCGCTGTTGTATGCGTTCCTTTGGCCGGCTCTCGCACTCGGGGCGCTGTTGACGAAATATATCGTTGAGCATTGGCCGGCGGCCGGGGCAAAATCCTAG
- a CDS encoding CPBP family intramembrane metalloprotease encodes MNEKRATKALGLFVLISFLFSWVLFFFGDLWLEPMFAQRCETAAAKLSVLIGHTLAMLGPALAALLLWRFVRKEEPPAWEWSRPKYYLWAALAMLAMWTVPGGIGLLFGDSIVSPIPEYVWIAIAVELAFGWISGMGEETGWCAYLLTLLAPKAGKTRAAVISGALRGLWHWPVLVSPVILQVALGERTPLELAGAGVVIALQLTLGNILFGSVLGWIWYRTESIPLVGWTHYWHNLTRDVTIMLLVGYGSGLWAASWSGLIPMILGIALLDRMRRSENLGWRQVVGLSKGQRTKGAAEPGGVGPGTHIALTRHPEFADMMQAYKVLIDGVEAASIRDGESIAVPVSAGTHTLHLTMDWCRCRPVEFAVREGECVRFECGNHLGGWRVIFAPVYLTLLSGRYMWIRRIE; translated from the coding sequence ATGAATGAAAAAAGGGCAACCAAGGCATTGGGCTTGTTTGTGCTCATCAGCTTTCTGTTCTCTTGGGTCCTCTTCTTCTTCGGCGATTTGTGGTTGGAGCCCATGTTTGCGCAACGGTGCGAAACGGCCGCGGCCAAATTGTCGGTTCTGATCGGACATACGCTGGCGATGCTTGGGCCGGCTTTGGCGGCGCTTTTGCTGTGGCGTTTTGTTCGCAAGGAAGAGCCCCCGGCCTGGGAGTGGAGCCGCCCGAAGTATTACTTGTGGGCCGCGTTGGCGATGCTGGCGATGTGGACTGTGCCCGGAGGAATCGGTCTCCTGTTTGGTGATTCGATCGTTTCGCCGATCCCGGAATATGTATGGATCGCCATCGCCGTGGAGCTGGCGTTCGGATGGATTTCCGGGATGGGCGAAGAGACGGGATGGTGCGCCTATCTGCTGACCCTACTTGCCCCAAAAGCCGGCAAAACGCGGGCTGCGGTCATCTCGGGCGCCCTTCGCGGGCTGTGGCACTGGCCGGTGCTGGTCTCGCCGGTCATTTTGCAGGTCGCCCTGGGAGAAAGGACCCCTCTGGAATTGGCGGGAGCCGGGGTTGTCATCGCGCTGCAGTTGACCCTTGGCAACATCCTGTTCGGATCGGTCCTGGGGTGGATCTGGTATCGGACGGAGAGTATCCCGCTGGTCGGCTGGACGCACTACTGGCACAACCTAACGCGTGACGTGACGATCATGCTGCTGGTCGGCTATGGCAGCGGCTTGTGGGCGGCGTCGTGGAGCGGTCTTATTCCGATGATCCTCGGCATTGCACTGCTGGATCGTATGCGGAGATCGGAAAATCTGGGATGGCGGCAGGTGGTCGGCCTTTCGAAGGGCCAAAGGACAAAGGGAGCGGCAGAGCCGGGCGGCGTGGGTCCGGGGACGCACATCGCCCTTACTCGCCATCCGGAATTTGCGGACATGATGCAAGCCTATAAAGTGCTTATCGACGGCGTCGAGGCGGCTTCGATTCGCGACGGCGAATCCATCGCCGTGCCGGTATCCGCCGGAACGCATACGCTCCACCTGACGATGGACTGGTGCCGCTGCCGGCCGGTCGAATTCGCCGTCCGCGAAGGGGAGTGCGTGCGGTTCGAATGCGGCAACCATCTTGGAGGGTGGCGCGTGATCTTCGCCCCGGTCTACCTTACCCTGCTCAGCGGCCGGTATATGTGGATTCGGCGGATCGAATAA
- a CDS encoding ABC transporter permease, whose translation MKKILAIAWKDTVIRFSSRTEWLFFIVLPVVFTLVINFGVGSAYGSDGDSRIPIFVVDQDGGELARDLIAALDSSETVRVKLTGAAEAERGFKEREAPAILVIPAGLDEAQAAGEAIDLQFTAAAGNTDAVAAQQAVQAALGAVGRSLQAAGIITAAAEEIRPFADDFARQAFYDAAKADAQSRFALRPEWIAVTTAAPAAAEEYAWTPAGQASAGQLITWVFIPLLAISEMFAYERQQGTLRRLVSAPIGKAAALLGTIVGQLATALVQMILIATVGTALFGLPWWREPAATLAMFAAFGLASVAFGTMLGTFVKTQAQAGGISLALGMSMAMLGGCWYPRELFPDIVQKITLALPTTWSMLGMNAILLRGQNLAEVLPVAGVLCGFAAAFFAVGLLRFRYE comes from the coding sequence ATGAAAAAAATTCTCGCGATTGCCTGGAAAGACACCGTCATCCGGTTTTCCTCCCGGACGGAATGGCTGTTCTTCATCGTCCTGCCGGTGGTGTTCACGCTGGTGATCAATTTCGGCGTGGGTTCGGCCTACGGTTCGGACGGCGATTCGCGGATCCCGATTTTTGTGGTGGACCAGGACGGGGGGGAACTGGCGCGGGATCTGATCGCGGCGTTGGATTCTTCGGAGACCGTGCGCGTGAAGCTGACCGGCGCCGCCGAGGCGGAGCGGGGCTTCAAGGAGCGCGAAGCCCCGGCGATCCTGGTCATTCCGGCCGGTTTGGACGAAGCGCAGGCCGCGGGGGAGGCGATCGACCTGCAGTTCACCGCCGCCGCCGGAAACACCGACGCGGTCGCCGCCCAGCAAGCCGTGCAAGCCGCGCTTGGGGCGGTGGGCCGGTCGCTGCAGGCGGCCGGCATCATCACCGCCGCGGCGGAGGAGATCCGGCCGTTTGCGGATGACTTCGCGCGGCAGGCGTTCTACGACGCCGCCAAAGCCGATGCCCAATCGAGGTTCGCGCTTCGGCCCGAATGGATCGCGGTGACGACGGCCGCTCCGGCGGCGGCAGAGGAATATGCGTGGACCCCGGCCGGGCAGGCGTCCGCCGGCCAGCTGATCACCTGGGTGTTCATCCCCCTGCTGGCGATCTCGGAGATGTTCGCCTACGAGCGCCAACAGGGGACTCTCCGGCGGCTGGTCAGCGCACCGATCGGCAAGGCGGCCGCACTGCTGGGAACCATCGTCGGCCAATTGGCGACGGCGCTGGTGCAAATGATCCTGATCGCCACGGTCGGGACGGCCCTGTTCGGCCTGCCCTGGTGGCGTGAGCCGGCGGCGACCCTGGCGATGTTCGCCGCCTTCGGCTTGGCGTCGGTCGCCTTCGGCACGATGCTGGGGACCTTCGTGAAAACCCAGGCCCAAGCGGGCGGGATCAGCCTCGCGCTCGGCATGTCGATGGCCATGCTCGGCGGCTGTTGGTATCCGCGGGAGCTGTTTCCGGACATCGTGCAGAAGATCACGCTGGCTCTGCCCACCACCTGGTCGATGCTCGGGATGAACGCCATCCTCCTGCGCGGGCAGAACCTGGCGGAGGTGCTGCCCGTGGCGGGCGTGCTGTGCGGTTTTGCGGCCGCGTTCTTTGCGGTTGGCCTGCTTCGGTTCCGTTACGAGTAG
- a CDS encoding ABC transporter permease: MKILRIAFKDLTVAFRDRTGLLLMLAAPVVLTFGMALVSGRMTGSSGPTLADIPVIVVNRDDGEIGQMLVEAFSSDALAGLLDVGILQDAAAARTEVDQNRAAAAVVVPAGFTEAIVGGQAPDVRIEVYANPEREVSAQVVTAVVESFVQQIELGRVSGQVAVEHMLAAGLIAPAQAQDIGMRVGAQAADVDSGATLRLVSTEDSVSAEVEFDPMSYFAPSMAIFFLMFTVSLGGKSLLDEKSTGTLGRLSSAPIGEAAILAGKMLGIYLTALAQMTILIAVNALVFGVTFGDGLAVFALVAALAAAATGWGILLAALARTPSQVTTMGSAMMLTFGVLGGNFVSITGMPEWFRWIARITPNAWGLDGFVALGLGDGLPQIAGTLAALLVMAALLFLASVWLLRRRGVLHG; this comes from the coding sequence ATGAAAATCCTACGGATCGCCTTTAAGGATTTGACCGTCGCCTTCCGCGACCGGACGGGATTGCTGCTGATGCTGGCCGCGCCGGTGGTGCTGACCTTCGGCATGGCCCTGGTGAGCGGGCGCATGACGGGCTCTTCCGGACCGACCCTGGCGGACATTCCGGTGATCGTCGTCAACCGGGATGACGGGGAGATCGGGCAAATGTTGGTGGAGGCGTTCTCCTCCGACGCGTTGGCCGGGCTTCTCGATGTGGGGATCCTGCAAGACGCCGCCGCCGCCCGGACGGAAGTGGACCAAAACCGGGCCGCCGCCGCGGTGGTGGTCCCCGCCGGCTTCACGGAGGCGATCGTCGGGGGGCAGGCTCCGGACGTCCGGATCGAGGTGTATGCCAACCCCGAGCGGGAAGTTTCGGCCCAGGTGGTGACGGCGGTCGTCGAATCCTTCGTGCAACAGATCGAACTGGGGCGGGTGAGCGGCCAAGTGGCGGTGGAGCACATGCTGGCGGCCGGCTTGATCGCTCCCGCGCAGGCGCAGGATATCGGGATGCGCGTGGGCGCGCAGGCCGCGGATGTCGATTCCGGCGCCACCCTCCGGCTGGTCTCGACGGAAGATTCGGTTTCGGCGGAGGTGGAATTCGACCCGATGTCGTACTTCGCCCCCTCGATGGCGATTTTCTTCCTGATGTTCACCGTGTCCCTCGGCGGAAAAAGCCTGCTGGACGAGAAGAGCACCGGGACCCTCGGCCGGCTTTCGAGCGCGCCGATCGGCGAGGCTGCGATCCTGGCCGGGAAAATGTTGGGGATCTACCTGACGGCCCTCGCGCAGATGACGATCTTGATCGCGGTCAACGCCTTGGTCTTCGGCGTGACCTTCGGCGACGGGCTGGCGGTGTTCGCGCTGGTGGCCGCCCTCGCGGCCGCGGCCACGGGGTGGGGGATCCTGCTGGCCGCGCTGGCCCGCACGCCCAGCCAGGTGACCACCATGGGATCGGCGATGATGCTGACCTTCGGCGTTCTGGGCGGCAACTTTGTCTCCATTACGGGCATGCCGGAGTGGTTCCGGTGGATTGCGCGGATCACGCCCAATGCCTGGGGCCTCGACGGGTTCGTCGCCCTCGGCCTTGGGGACGGCCTGCCGCAGATCGCCGGGACCCTGGCGGCGCTGCTGGTCATGGCCGCACTGCTCTTTTTGGCATCGGTTTGGTTGCTGCGGCGACGCGGCGTTTTGCACGGATAA
- a CDS encoding ABC transporter ATP-binding protein has protein sequence MSIILEVNELVKRYPGAAEPAVKGISFGVRRGEVFSLLGPNGAGKTTLIGMLSCLLAPTGGDAVVDGHSIRAQADAVKHIIGIVPQDIALYPTLSARENLRFWGWMYGLGGKDLAHRIESILETVGLKDRGNERVDSYSGGMKRRINIAAGLLHRPKLVFLDEPTVGIDPQSRRNILEMVKALNAQGMTVLYTTHYMEEAQELSQRIGIIDHGKLIALGTLDELTRLVGRQDEIELKLAAEHAGPELAEALAKVKGVRGARSEDHTVRLVAENANESLPDVISLTNARGVKVVGIDVREPNLEAVFLHLTGRALRD, from the coding sequence ATGTCGATCATCCTCGAGGTCAACGAATTGGTAAAGCGGTATCCCGGCGCGGCCGAACCGGCCGTGAAGGGGATTTCCTTCGGGGTCCGCCGCGGCGAGGTATTCAGCCTGCTGGGGCCCAACGGGGCTGGAAAAACCACCCTGATCGGAATGCTTTCCTGCCTGCTCGCGCCGACCGGCGGCGACGCCGTGGTGGACGGACATTCGATCCGCGCGCAAGCCGACGCGGTAAAGCACATCATCGGGATCGTCCCGCAGGATATCGCCCTTTACCCGACTCTTTCGGCGAGGGAAAACCTGCGGTTTTGGGGGTGGATGTACGGGCTGGGAGGGAAGGACCTCGCCCACAGGATTGAATCCATCCTGGAAACGGTCGGGCTGAAGGACCGCGGAAACGAGCGCGTCGATTCCTACTCCGGCGGCATGAAGCGCCGGATCAACATCGCCGCGGGCCTGTTGCACCGGCCCAAGCTCGTGTTCCTCGACGAGCCGACCGTCGGGATCGATCCGCAAAGCCGGCGCAACATCCTGGAAATGGTCAAAGCGCTCAACGCGCAGGGGATGACCGTGCTCTACACCACCCACTACATGGAGGAGGCGCAGGAACTCAGCCAGCGGATCGGGATCATCGACCACGGTAAATTGATCGCGCTGGGCACGCTCGACGAACTAACCCGTTTGGTCGGCCGCCAAGACGAGATCGAACTCAAGCTCGCCGCCGAACACGCCGGGCCGGAATTGGCCGAGGCGCTGGCCAAGGTGAAAGGGGTGCGGGGGGCCCGATCCGAGGACCACACCGTGCGCCTCGTGGCCGAAAACGCCAACGAATCGCTGCCCGATGTGATCTCGCTGACCAACGCGCGCGGCGTGAAAGTCGTCGGAATCGACGTCCGCGAACCGAACCTTGAGGCGGTCTTTCTGCACCTCACCGGCCGCGCCCTGCGGGATTGA
- a CDS encoding response regulator transcription factor: MPPIRLLLVDDQTLFREGLRTLLSVQPDVEVVGEAGNGEEALRQAAAQKVDVVLMDLQMPVMDGAAATRQLKRDQPSVKVIVLTTFDDDENVFEGLRAGAVGYLLKDTPSAKLVEAIRLAARGESFLEPSVAAKVVSEFARLSPRPTDALAEPLSERELEVLLLVARGASNKEIAAELVIAEGTVKNHLTNILAKLDASDRTEAAVKAREYGLI, translated from the coding sequence ATGCCGCCCATCCGATTATTGCTCGTCGACGATCAAACGTTGTTCCGGGAAGGGTTGCGCACTCTGCTCTCCGTCCAGCCTGACGTGGAAGTCGTCGGCGAGGCCGGGAACGGCGAAGAAGCCCTGCGCCAAGCGGCCGCGCAGAAAGTGGACGTGGTCCTGATGGACCTGCAGATGCCGGTGATGGACGGGGCGGCCGCCACGCGCCAGCTGAAGAGGGACCAGCCTTCCGTAAAGGTGATCGTGCTCACCACCTTCGATGACGACGAAAACGTCTTCGAGGGATTGCGGGCCGGTGCGGTGGGATACCTGCTCAAAGACACCCCCTCGGCGAAACTGGTCGAAGCCATCCGCCTGGCCGCGCGCGGCGAATCCTTCCTCGAGCCGTCGGTGGCGGCCAAGGTGGTGTCGGAATTCGCCCGCCTGAGCCCGCGGCCGACGGACGCCTTGGCTGAACCGCTTTCCGAGCGCGAATTGGAAGTATTGCTCCTTGTGGCGCGCGGAGCGAGCAACAAGGAAATCGCGGCCGAACTGGTGATCGCCGAGGGCACGGTAAAAAACCACCTGACCAACATCCTCGCCAAGCTCGACGCCTCCGACCGGACCGAGGCGGCGGTGAAAGCCAGGGAGTACGGACTGATTTAA
- a CDS encoding sensor histidine kinase, whose protein sequence is MLASPDRRFDPGVRGGWLIPLTIVVAYIAGFVALGSELGLEKWLVLILLGGIHLALTRADSFFFGSGTPVKVGLYFLLNAAICAGILYLGQGVFWLILMPLASTAAAILSRWATAVFYALLLAIFILPFQWGNPSYAVQNLLIFGCALVFVWVFTEVSVRDQQARREVERLAGELEQANARLRESAAQAEELARSRERNRLAREIHDSLGHYLTVVNVQLEAARVLMGKKGWKQDAPDLAAALEKAQTLTRSGLADVRRSVAALRADPLGERPFWEAVQALIAENEEAGLLVSLRREGSARPAAPQTELALYRTLQEALTNVRKHARASKADVTVEYLQNSVRLEVADNGVGFSSAEDGEEKFGLRGIRERAEILHGTMEIGINPGGGVRLAVELPVGKGRTGT, encoded by the coding sequence ATGCTGGCTTCTCCCGACCGGAGATTCGATCCGGGGGTTCGCGGCGGCTGGTTGATTCCCCTGACCATCGTCGTGGCCTATATCGCCGGATTCGTAGCCCTGGGCTCCGAATTGGGGCTGGAAAAATGGCTGGTCCTGATTCTGCTGGGTGGCATTCATCTGGCCCTGACGCGTGCCGATTCCTTCTTTTTCGGATCCGGCACGCCGGTCAAGGTCGGCCTCTACTTTCTCCTCAACGCCGCGATCTGCGCCGGGATCCTATACCTGGGCCAAGGAGTTTTCTGGCTGATCCTGATGCCGCTGGCCAGCACGGCCGCGGCGATCCTTTCGCGTTGGGCGACGGCGGTTTTTTATGCGCTGCTGCTGGCGATTTTCATCCTGCCGTTCCAATGGGGGAATCCCTCTTACGCCGTCCAAAACCTTCTGATTTTCGGCTGCGCGCTGGTGTTCGTCTGGGTTTTCACCGAGGTCTCCGTGCGCGATCAGCAGGCGCGCCGCGAAGTCGAGCGGCTGGCCGGGGAACTGGAGCAAGCCAACGCCCGCCTGCGGGAATCGGCCGCCCAAGCCGAGGAGCTGGCCCGTTCGCGGGAACGCAACCGCTTGGCGCGCGAAATCCACGACAGCCTCGGGCATTACCTGACGGTGGTCAATGTTCAGCTTGAGGCGGCCCGGGTTCTGATGGGGAAAAAAGGGTGGAAGCAGGACGCGCCGGATCTGGCCGCCGCGCTGGAGAAGGCCCAGACCCTCACCCGCAGCGGATTGGCCGACGTCCGCCGCTCGGTGGCGGCCTTGCGCGCCGATCCATTGGGCGAGAGGCCGTTTTGGGAGGCGGTCCAGGCGCTGATCGCCGAAAATGAGGAGGCGGGTTTGCTCGTTTCCCTGCGCCGGGAAGGATCCGCGCGGCCGGCCGCCCCGCAGACGGAGCTGGCGCTGTACCGAACGCTTCAGGAGGCGCTGACCAACGTCCGCAAGCATGCCCGGGCTTCGAAGGCGGACGTGACGGTGGAATACCTGCAAAATTCGGTGCGGCTGGAGGTTGCGGATAACGGGGTCGGATTTTCCTCCGCCGAAGACGGAGAGGAAAAATTCGGCCTGAGGGGAATCCGCGAACGAGCCGAGATCCTTCATGGGACCATGGAGATCGGCATCAATCCCGGCGGCGGGGTGCGCTTGGCGGTGGAGTTGCCGGTTGGAAAAGGCCGAACCGGTACATGA
- a CDS encoding NAD(P)-dependent oxidoreductase has translation MRIAVLGLGIMGSGIARNLIRKGFDVVVWNRTKERMEPLRALGAEAADGPDDAGRKADVVIDVVADVAASREVWMGERGALAAMPSGSAAVECATLSEPWIRELHSQAAARRIDFIDCPMTGSKAGAEAGTLTLFAGAEEAALERVRPVLEAFSRRIFRFGPPGMGTAYKLINNLLLAGQLVSLGEEIALAEACGLDLSRTAEAVRDGAAASPIVQAKLPMILGRDFSDTQFALRWMLKDLRYALEFADGLGLRLATAEAVCAAYAQAEASGWGGMDYAAAAEPIRKPQGG, from the coding sequence ATGCGAATCGCCGTCTTGGGATTGGGGATTATGGGAAGCGGGATCGCCCGCAATCTGATCCGCAAAGGGTTCGATGTGGTGGTCTGGAATCGGACCAAGGAACGGATGGAGCCGCTCCGCGCACTCGGGGCGGAGGCCGCGGATGGCCCGGACGACGCCGGACGCAAGGCCGACGTGGTGATCGATGTGGTGGCCGATGTCGCCGCCTCGCGCGAGGTATGGATGGGAGAGCGGGGGGCGCTGGCGGCGATGCCGTCCGGAAGCGCCGCCGTTGAATGCGCGACCCTCTCGGAGCCGTGGATCCGGGAATTGCACTCCCAAGCCGCCGCCCGGCGGATCGACTTCATCGATTGTCCGATGACCGGAAGCAAGGCGGGAGCGGAAGCGGGGACCCTGACCCTCTTCGCCGGGGCGGAGGAAGCCGCTCTGGAAAGGGTGCGGCCTGTCCTGGAAGCCTTCTCTCGGCGAATTTTCCGGTTCGGGCCGCCCGGAATGGGGACCGCCTATAAATTGATCAACAACCTTTTGCTCGCCGGCCAGCTTGTTTCGCTCGGGGAAGAGATTGCGCTGGCCGAAGCCTGCGGCTTGGACCTTTCCCGAACGGCGGAGGCTGTCCGGGATGGGGCGGCGGCCAGCCCAATCGTTCAAGCCAAATTGCCGATGATCCTCGGGCGGGATTTTTCCGATACGCAGTTCGCCTTGCGTTGGATGCTTAAGGATCTGCGCTACGCGCTGGAGTTCGCGGACGGCCTCGGGCTGCGGCTGGCGACTGCGGAAGCGGTTTGTGCGGCGTACGCCCAGGCGGAGGCGAGCGGTTGGGGCGGGATGGATTACGCCGCGGCTGCGGAACCAATCCGCAAGCCGCAAGGCGGATAA
- a CDS encoding site-2 protease family protein, giving the protein MKSQIGFGRIFGIPIRIHWTWFFIFGLVTLSLAQGYFPSEYPDLPSGAYWLLGALTSLLFFGSVLLHELGHSLVAVRNRIPVRDITLFIFGGMAQIEREPKSPGAEFRIAVAGPLTSLGLAALFGLLWQLDRTIPYLAAPSIWLMRINLALGIFNLIPGFPLDGGRVLRAVIWKVSGNFHRATQAASSSGQLIAFGFIGVGFLTMLTGGFFDGLWLAAIGWFLQNAAATVGAQANLRELLRGVTVGQVMSRECLFVPAGESLRRLVDDQVLAGGKRCFFVGESRRMLGLLTLADIARIPKPDWERTTAAEAMVPMERTVRVRSEEMLLEALKAMDDANVNQVPVVEGGEIAGSLSRERVLHYLRTRSELGV; this is encoded by the coding sequence ATGAAATCCCAAATCGGCTTTGGAAGGATTTTTGGCATCCCCATCCGAATTCATTGGACATGGTTTTTCATTTTCGGATTGGTCACGCTTTCGCTGGCGCAGGGATATTTCCCTTCCGAATACCCGGATTTGCCGTCGGGAGCGTATTGGCTCCTGGGGGCGCTCACCAGCCTGCTGTTTTTCGGATCGGTCCTGCTGCATGAATTGGGGCATTCGCTCGTGGCGGTCCGCAACCGGATCCCCGTGCGCGACATCACGCTGTTCATCTTCGGCGGGATGGCGCAAATCGAACGCGAACCGAAATCCCCCGGCGCGGAATTCCGGATCGCCGTCGCCGGGCCGCTGACCAGCCTCGGGCTGGCGGCCCTGTTCGGGCTTCTGTGGCAGCTGGACCGTACAATTCCCTACCTAGCCGCGCCCAGCATTTGGCTGATGCGGATCAACCTGGCGCTGGGAATTTTCAATCTGATCCCGGGCTTTCCGCTGGATGGAGGGCGGGTACTGCGGGCGGTGATCTGGAAGGTCAGCGGCAATTTCCACCGCGCCACCCAAGCGGCCTCTTCCAGCGGCCAGCTGATCGCCTTCGGATTTATCGGGGTGGGGTTCCTCACCATGCTGACCGGGGGGTTCTTCGACGGCTTGTGGCTGGCGGCGATCGGCTGGTTCCTGCAGAACGCCGCGGCCACCGTCGGCGCGCAGGCAAACCTGCGGGAGCTGCTGCGCGGCGTGACCGTCGGACAGGTGATGAGCCGCGAATGCTTGTTCGTGCCCGCGGGGGAATCCCTGCGCCGTCTGGTCGACGATCAGGTCCTCGCCGGCGGGAAACGCTGTTTCTTCGTCGGCGAGAGCCGGCGGATGCTTGGGCTGTTGACCCTGGCCGACATTGCCCGGATCCCCAAACCGGATTGGGAAAGGACCACCGCCGCCGAGGCGATGGTCCCAATGGAGCGCACCGTGCGGGTCCGCTCGGAGGAGATGCTGCTCGAAGCGCTGAAGGCCATGGATGACGCCAATGTCAACCAGGTGCCGGTCGTGGAGGGCGGGGAAATCGCCGGGTCGCTTTCCCGCGAGCGGGTCCTGCACTACCTGCGGACCCGGTCGGAATTGGGCGTGTAA
- a CDS encoding CehA/McbA family metallohydrolase, whose product MIELAGNLHLHTPYSDGELYHADLAAAAARAGLDFLITTDHNVYVEGVDRWTDFPGGRRVLMLAGEEIHHQDRTPQKNHLLVVGARTELSRFAPDPQALIDAVNRSGGAAFLAHPYDPAAPLVNEQALGWVDLDVQGFAGLEIWNYMSEFKSLFRNRLEVLFYALFPSLGILGPCGQTLALWDRLLAQGRRISAVGGPDAHGHAYSMGPLRKVVFPYEYLFRAVVMHVLVDSVSGDADKDGRAITEALRTGRGWVAYDLSKPSRGFSFRARGEDGEAIAGGDIPFSPGLILRADLPHPARWRMILAGEGIVAQGSGTQAAYCPSQPGAYRLEARRAFRGRLRGWIFSNPIYLR is encoded by the coding sequence ATGATCGAATTGGCCGGAAACCTCCACTTGCATACCCCGTATTCCGACGGGGAATTGTATCACGCGGACCTCGCCGCCGCGGCCGCCCGGGCGGGCCTGGATTTTCTCATCACCACCGACCACAACGTCTATGTCGAAGGCGTGGACCGCTGGACGGATTTTCCCGGCGGCCGGCGCGTGTTGATGCTGGCCGGGGAGGAGATCCACCATCAGGACCGCACTCCGCAGAAGAACCACTTGCTTGTCGTCGGAGCGCGCACCGAACTCAGCCGCTTCGCCCCCGACCCTCAAGCCCTGATCGACGCCGTCAACCGGTCCGGCGGCGCGGCCTTCCTGGCCCACCCCTACGATCCCGCCGCGCCTTTGGTCAACGAGCAGGCCCTGGGATGGGTCGACCTGGACGTCCAAGGATTCGCCGGACTGGAAATCTGGAATTACATGAGCGAGTTCAAATCGCTTTTCCGCAACCGGCTGGAGGTGCTCTTCTACGCGCTCTTCCCTTCGCTGGGGATCCTCGGACCGTGCGGGCAAACCCTGGCGCTCTGGGACCGCCTTCTGGCGCAGGGCCGGAGGATTTCGGCCGTCGGCGGGCCCGACGCGCACGGCCATGCCTATTCGATGGGCCCCCTGCGCAAAGTTGTTTTTCCGTACGAATACCTGTTCCGGGCCGTGGTGATGCACGTGCTGGTCGATTCCGTTTCCGGGGACGCGGACAAGGACGGCCGGGCGATCACCGAAGCGCTGCGGACGGGGCGAGGCTGGGTGGCCTACGATCTTTCCAAGCCGTCGCGGGGATTTTCCTTCCGCGCGCGCGGCGAGGATGGCGAAGCCATAGCCGGGGGGGACATCCCCTTTTCACCCGGATTGATTTTACGGGCGGACCTGCCGCATCCCGCCCGCTGGCGGATGATCCTCGCCGGAGAGGGAATCGTCGCCCAAGGATCTGGAACGCAGGCGGCGTACTGCCCCTCCCAACCGGGCGCCTACCGCCTGGAGGCGCGCCGCGCTTTCCGGGGCCGGCTGCGCGGCTGGATCTTCTCCAATCCGATTTACCTTCGCTAA